The Actinocorallia herbida DNA window GCCGGCTGGCCGTGCGGCTCGACTCCGGTGTCCTCACCGACGTGGTGGGCGTGACCGGCGACCTGGTCGCCGAGCACTCCATCTTCGGTGGCGGGGTCATCGCGCACGCCAAGGTCACCAAGGGCACCCCGATCATCGCGGTCCGCCCGAACGCGATCGCGCTGGCGGCCCAGGCCGGCAGCCCGGCCGTCGAGCAGGTCTCGGTGGCCCTGTCGGACGCGGCCAAGGCCGCGAAGATCACCGACCGGGTCGTCCAGGAGAAGGGCGAGCGCCCCGACCTGACCGAGGCCTCGATCGTCGTCTCCGGCGGTCGCGGTGTCGGCGGCGCCGAGAACTTCAAGATCATTGAAGGGCTCGCCGACAGCCTCGGCGCGGCCGTCGGCGCCTCTCGCGCCGCGACCGACGCCGGCTGGTACCCGCACCAGTTCCAGGTCGGCCAGACCGGTAAGACGGTCTCGCCGCAGCTGTACATCGCCGCCGGCATCTCCGGCGCGATCCAGCACCGCGCGGGCATGCAGACG harbors:
- a CDS encoding electron transfer flavoprotein subunit alpha/FixB family protein, producing the protein MAEILVLVDHANGEVKKVTFELLTLARSLGEASAVWIGPGYEAAADKIAEYGPAKVYVAADAELNDYVAAPKVEVLQQLAAGAGAILVPATAEGKEIAGRLAVRLDSGVLTDVVGVTGDLVAEHSIFGGGVIAHAKVTKGTPIIAVRPNAIALAAQAGSPAVEQVSVALSDAAKAAKITDRVVQEKGERPDLTEASIVVSGGRGVGGAENFKIIEGLADSLGAAVGASRAATDAGWYPHQFQVGQTGKTVSPQLYIAAGISGAIQHRAGMQTSKTIIAINKDPEAPIFELVDYGVVGDLFQVVPQLTEEIGKRK